CCAATGCCCCAAGAGTACATCCAATTTATCACTAGCAACTTGGGTTATTATTGGGAAACTCAACATCTACCCACCTACCTTCCCGATGGGATTGATGGGTTAAATCCATCAATAACTGGGAGTAAACCCCTTCGTTGAGGGATGGAGTTAAAGATTCTCCCCGATCTATCCCTTCTATCCAGCGTTCCACTACTCTAATGAAAGGAGCAATGCGCCCATCGGCAAATTCTCTTGCAAATCGCAAGCGGTGGGGAATTTCGAGTTCATTTAAAGGTTTACCAGCAGGCGCGCCCCAAAGATGGAAACCGTGGACGTAATCTTTTTGATTGTCGCTACCTAAAATTAAGGTTCCTTCTTCACCGTACACCTCAACAAAATGCCCTCTACCTTGGTAGGTGACGGAACTAATACAAATTTGGCAAGGTGTGCCATCTGCTAATTCTAGAGTAATTAAACAGGTGTCATCGGCATCTACAGGTTGCATTTCCCCAGTTTCAGGTACTGGGCGTTCAGAAATGGCGGTACTCAATCTAGCACTGAGAGATTTAATATCTCCAAACAGCCATTTTATATAGTCAAAAGCGTGGGAACCTACTGCACCTAGCGCACCACCACCTTTATCTTTTCTGGCATACCAGTTCCAAGGACGAGTGGCATCAGCACGACTGGAAACGAGCCAATCTATCTTAATTAAGCGCTTTTTCCCGACGTATCCCTCTTGGAGAAGTTCAGCCAATCGCATCCAAGCGGGGACGAACCGAAACTCAAAATCCATCCCCGTGACTACACCTTGTTGAATTGCTAATTGTTCTAGTTCTTGCGCTTCAGCGACGTTGAGAGTTGTGGGTTTTTCTAACAGTAGGTGTTTACCAGCTTTGAGTACCTCTTTACCCATTTCATAATGCAGGAATGGAGGGGTGCAAATACTGACTGCATCGACTTCTGGCAAGGCAAGAAGGTCAGTAAGATTGTCGCAATGATGGGGGATACTATGGGTGGAAGCGATCGCCTCTGCTTTAGCTAAATCTCGGTGATAGACTGCAACTACCTGGGTGCGATCGCCTTCCTGAAACCCAGGAATCTGGACTTTTTGACCAAATCCAGTTCCAATTACTGCTACTCTTATTGCCTTACTCTTTTTCATCATTAAATCTTAAATTTGCTGACTATCCGTTCAATCGTTTCTTTGCCTAAACTGGAACCGTTCAGGCGATCGATTTCCCTAATTCCAGTGGGACTAGTAACGTTTACTTCGGTCAAATAACCCCCAATAATATCAATTCCCACAAAAAACAGCCCATCTTTGAGTAACTGAGGTGCTAATTGCTGACAAATCTCTTGTTCTCTAGAGGTTATTTCTGTAGCTGCGACTCTTCCGCCCACAGCCATGTTACCGCGAAAGTCTTTACCTGTGGGAATCCGGTTGAGTGCGCCTATGGGTTCGCCATTGACCATAATAATCCGTTTATCTCCTTCTTTGGCGGCTGGGAGATAAGTTTGCAGCATAATCGGGACAGTACCCCATTGAGTGCTAATTTCAACTAACGAATTTATATTGCGATCGCCTGCTTCTAGGTATAAAATTCCTTCTCCCGCCTTATTTCCCAATGGTTTGAGAATAGCGGCTCCTTTTCTCTCTACAAACTCGCGAATGATAGATTTATCTTGAGTTACCAAGGTTTCGGGAATGGCTTGGGTAAATTGCAATGCGTACATCTTTTCATTCGCTGCGCGCAAGCCAGACGGAGAGTTAATGACTAAGGTTGTAGCTGGATTGATGTAATCGAGAATATAAGTGGCATAGAGGTAAGCATCGTTAACTGGCGGATCTATCCGCATGAAAACTGCATCCATCGCCTCTAGAGGTTGTAGAGAGAAGTTTCCCAACGTATACCACCGATCTAGTGCTACCCACAGCCCATCAACCAAAGTAACTGGAGTAAATTCTATCTGCTGTAAGTTTGCCCAAGCTTGAGAATTAACCACACTTAATTGATTAGCTTGAGTAATCCAGACTTCATGTCCTAGTGAGTGTGCTGCTTCCATCAATGCCACACTAGTATCGTGAGTGGGATCGAGTTTGTCAATTGGATCGATGATAAAGGCTAGTTTCATCTGTGTATTTGGTGTTTGCGGAATCTTCCCTATCCATGATGTAGGCTAATTATGGATTTTGACTAATACTTTGACTAGTCGTATCCTTCAATCAAGTTGTCAATTCAGGATTTATCAGGTGAAAAACCCGACTTTACTATTTACTTCTTTTTTATTGGTAACTTTAGCTCAAAATCTAGCTAACCCTGCTCAAGCTGCTACGAACTGGCTGCAACGAGTTGCAGGTACTTATGAAGGTAAAATTTGGAGTGCAGGCGTATTAATCCCCACAACTACCAAATTTACTTTCAATGCTGATGGTTCTGTAACGGGTACTTATGAGGCTGATGAAGGAGGTTTAATCATTCCTGGCACAATTTCTGAGTGTAAACCAGTTAAAGGGCGGACTATCAGTTGTGTTTGGGATGATTTTTACGGTAAAGGTGGTGCTAGCTTCACTTTTAACGCTAAATACTCTAAATTTGAGGGTCATTGGACGGAAGGGCAAAGTAAAACCAAGTATCCTTGGCGCGGTTCTCGGTAAATGCACTCTACACATGAAAGGTTAGGCTAGCAGAGGATCTAGCTGACCTTTCTTTTCTAAAGCGTGAATATCGTCACAACCGCCTATATGCTGGTCATTAATGAAGATTTGGGGTAGAGAGCGGCGACCGTTAGCTCTTTGCGCCATTTGTCCTCTAGCAGCTTCATCTCCATCAATGCTGTATTCGGTAAATTCGACCCCTTTGGCTTTGAGGAGTTGCTTGGCGCGGATGCAAAAAGGGCACATTCTCCAAGTATAGATTTCTACTCTAGCGCTCATGGTTAGTTTATTTGTAATATTTCTGAAATTTTAACGAAAAGAAAATACGATCGGTAAGTTGGGTGAACCAGAGGAAACCCAACACCGCATAGTTCAATATTTTCACAGGATCGCGATCGCTAAACTCTCGACCAAATGTGTCAAAATGTAAAGCATCTTTAGTTTCACTTCCCCAAATTGGGGTGCAAAATCAATTCAGTAGTGCAATCAAGAACCGCTAGCAGCAAATATTGCGTGGAAACAGCTTTAACTCCGACAACTGTGGCTTTAGGCAACTTTGATGGCGTTCATCGAGGACATCTACAAGTAGTTCAAGCTATCCTTCCGTCTAATTTACCGGAATCGGTCACAGATGCTTATCCGACAGTAGTTACCTTCGATCCTCATCCCCAAGAGTTTTTTAGCGGTCAGAAGAAGACTTTACTGACAACTGTAGAGGAAAAAGTGACTCAATTGCGATCGCTTGGAGTTAAGCAAGTGGTAGTACTTCCGTTTAATCAATCTTTGGCTAAACTCACCCCCCAAGAATTTGTCGAAGATATCTTGGTGCAGAAACTGCAAGCTACCTGCGTCAGCGTTGGCGAAAACTTCTGTTTTGGCTCTAAAAGATCGGGGACGACGGCAGATTTACAGACAATAGCGGCTAAGTTTGGGATTGAAGTCATTGTAGTTCCATTATACAAATGTGGGGGCGATCGCATCAGCAGTTCTCTGATTCGTGAAGCCTTACTGAATGCGAATTTAGACACAGCTAACCGTTTTTTAGGTAGACCTTACCCCCTCACGGGTACAGTAGTTGCAGGTAAACAACTAGGAAGAACCATTGGCTTTCCTACCGCTAACTTAGAACTACCACCCGAAAAGTTTTTACCTCAATCTGGAGTCTACTGCGTAGAAATCTTAATTAATGGGCAAACTATTGAATTAGAGCCTCATCCGCTCCAAGGTGTCATGAATATTGGGAATCGACCCACAGTAGATGGTACTGTGACTACAGTCGAAGTCCATATATTCAATTGGTCTGGTGACTTATACGGACGAGAAATTACCGTTAGTTTGGGAAAATTTCTCAGATCTGAACAAAAGTTTGCCAATCTTGATGCCCTCAAAAACCAAATTGCAGCAGATTGTCAAGCAGCGAAAGCCTTTTTCACATGATAAATAAGATAGATCGACTTAAAGAAAACTTAGCTCAAACCATCGTGGGGAAAGCAGATGCCATTCGCCTAGTACTAGTGGCTGTCCTCTCTGGCGGTCATGTTTTGCTCGAAGATGTTCCTGGTGTCGGTAAAACCCTCTTAGCCAAGTCCTTAGCCCGTTCGATCCACGGTAGGTTCCAACGCATCCAGTGTACCCCCGATTTACTCCCCACTGATATTACTGGCACAAATATTTGGAATCCTAGCAGTCGAGAATTTGAATTCCTTCCAGGACCAGTTTTTGCTAACGTCCTGCTAGCTGACGAAATTAACCGCGCTACACCCCGCACTCAATCAGCATTACTAGAGGTGATGGAAGAGAGACAAATTACCGTAGATGGAGTTTCTCGCACTGTTCCCACTCCTTTTTTTGTGATTGCTACCCAAAACCCCGTGGAGTATCAAGGGACATTTCCCTTACCAGAAGCTCAAATGGACAGGTTTAGTCTCTCTTTAACCTTGGGATATCCTACTGAAGCTGAAGAGTTGCAAATGCTGCAAAAACTAGATACCAGAACCGCAGTCGAAGATTTACAACCTTGTATTTCTCTAGAAGATGTACAAGAGTTGCGCCATCTATCTAGTCGGGTAGGGGTGGAAGTTGCTTTGCAAAAATATATTCTGGCTTTGGTGCGCGCCACCCGTCAAGATGAAGAAATTACCCTAGGTGCGAGTCCTAGAGGAACTGTGGCTTTACAAAAAGCGGCTCAAGCTTTAGCTTTCTTAGAAGGGCGCGATTATGCAATTCCTGATGATGTCAAGTTTCTTGCGCCTCATGTTCTAGCACATCGTATCATTCCTTCAGGAGGGCGCAGGAGTAAAGCTATAGTTGATCGCTTGTTGCGTTCTGTCTCTATTCCCTAATATTTGGCTACTTTTTCCGAAAAGTTAATTGTGAGCGAAAATGGATCTAACCAGTTATCCTCAAGGCTTGAGAGCTTAGCTGAGTCAGAAAAACAGAGGAAATACGCTGATGACAGCCCTGACACTCAACCTTAACCGCAAAAAACAGGAAGTAGAAATCTATCGTTTAGGACAAGAAGTAGAAGTTTTGAAATCGCCTCAAACTATTTCTGGAGAAAATGTTTTACCTGGTTTGAGCCTCAATCTGTCAAAAATTTGGGGATAATTGCGTTATATATCACTGGGAACTACTGTGAGGCGATCGCTTTTCTTTACTTGTGTCAAAGGTCTTTTATAATTAACAATTATTTTGTCTCAAAGCATCAGATAAGTAATCAGCAGTTGCCTCAACTAAGGGTATGGTATTTTCATAGAACATTCGAGTTGGTCCTAAGACTCCTATACTGCCCATAGCGGTGGTTCCTTGATGGTAGTTAGCAGATACTAAAGCGTAAGTCTGCATTTGTTCTAAGGGGTTTTCTGAGCCAATGGTGACTGTTACCCGCGAACTAGGAATTGAGCTATGTTCCACTGAGCGATCGCTAGGCGCGAAAATTAAGGGCCATAATCTCTCTTGCTCGTCTTCTAAAAAGTGCAATAATGTCTGTAACTGTGGCAATTCGGAAAATTCTGGCTGCCTCAAGGCTTCAGCTACACCATATATCATTATTTGGGCTGAATAGGGCTGATTACTTTGTTTTAATAGATCTGACATCATCATTTTGAGGAGATCGCCATAGGCTTGGAATTCGCGATCTATTTCTCCCCAATCTAGATCTGCTAATTCTAAAAGCGATCGCCCTTGCAGTTGACTATTTAAAAAATTAGAGAGAATTTGTAACTCTCGTTCCATAATCTCTGGTTCTGCTACTTCCCCCACCGTCTCTGGTAAATTCATTAAGACACTACTAGTTTCATAAGTATCTTTTACCGCAATCAGCATGACTCGCTTGACATCTACTTGCACTAGTTGCACATGGCGCAGGCGAACGCTTTGGGTTTGAGGTAGGGTAATTAAAGTAATGTAACCACTCACTGTAGCGAGAATTTGGGCAGCACCTCGTAATAAAGCCTCTAAAGAACCGTTTTTGCGCTGAAGACGATCTGCTAAAGTCTGCTCTACCTGACGTGCCAGAGTATTGGTAGGCTTCATTAACCGATCTACATAAATCCGATAGCCAGAATCAGAGGGTACTCTCCCCGCCGATGTATGAGGTTGATAGAGTAATCCTACTTTTTCTAACCAACCAAAAGCATTGCGAATTGTCGCGGGGCTTAAGCTCAAATTATACTCTTCTACCAAAGCTTTCGAGCCAACTGGTTCTGCTGTGGTGATATAGTGCCGAATAGTTGCCCAAAGGATATGCTTTTGGCGCTCAGTCAGATTTACTTCCATCGACATTATGACTAAAAACTCACTTTAACCAGATGGTTAAAACTATAGGTAAATATAGAGGATAGCGATCGCTCAAAAGCGATAACTTATCCCTCTATGTTTAGATTAACTTAGTCTTAACCAGAAAACCGTGCCAGTAGTCACCGTGCTAGAAGCTAATTTTGGTTCCATAAAATTAACCCCTTGCTTAACCGACAAGTGAAACTAAGAAGATCTGACAGCAAGAGGTTTGAGGAGTTATTGTTTTTGGTTAGTCAAGCTTAATTTGAGACTTAAAAGCTGCAAATTATGAGTATGTAAGCTCTAATTATTGGATAGAAAAGGCGATCGCAGTTAAACCGCTAACCAAAGCCATTGCCGCAATTCCCATAAATACATAGTTGCGCTTTTCTGTAGCTGTAGGTGGCTCAGCACCATACATTTTAGGTTCTTTGGCAAAGTTATTTAGTCTTCCAGCTTCATCTTTATATTGCATAAATTAAATCCTTGTTACTTAATTATTAAGAATTGTAACAGAAAATGTGACGCGATGATATTGTCTTTCAGAAAATTAGTATTTTCGTTCTTGTGGCGTAAACATAGTTAAGTTAACCGGTACATATTGCAAATCGATCCCTTGGGGAGAATAGTAAGCAAAAGTATGATGCAACCAGCGATCATCATTTCTTTGCGGATAATCTTCTCTAAAATGAGCGCCACGGCTTTCTTGACGCTTTAAAGCCGAAGCCAAAATTATTTGACTGACTACCAGCAAACTTCGCAGTTCAAAAGCCTCGACTATTTCGCTATTCCAAAGCTTACCTTTATCATCGAGGTAAATTTGCT
This genomic window from Merismopedia glauca CCAP 1448/3 contains:
- a CDS encoding Gfo/Idh/MocA family protein, giving the protein MKKSKAIRVAVIGTGFGQKVQIPGFQEGDRTQVVAVYHRDLAKAEAIASTHSIPHHCDNLTDLLALPEVDAVSICTPPFLHYEMGKEVLKAGKHLLLEKPTTLNVAEAQELEQLAIQQGVVTGMDFEFRFVPAWMRLAELLQEGYVGKKRLIKIDWLVSSRADATRPWNWYARKDKGGGALGAVGSHAFDYIKWLFGDIKSLSARLSTAISERPVPETGEMQPVDADDTCLITLELADGTPCQICISSVTYQGRGHFVEVYGEEGTLILGSDNQKDYVHGFHLWGAPAGKPLNELEIPHRLRFAREFADGRIAPFIRVVERWIEGIDRGESLTPSLNEGVYSQLLMDLTHQSHREGRWVDVEFPNNNPSC
- the gshB gene encoding glutathione synthase, with translation MKLAFIIDPIDKLDPTHDTSVALMEAAHSLGHEVWITQANQLSVVNSQAWANLQQIEFTPVTLVDGLWVALDRWYTLGNFSLQPLEAMDAVFMRIDPPVNDAYLYATYILDYINPATTLVINSPSGLRAANEKMYALQFTQAIPETLVTQDKSIIREFVERKGAAILKPLGNKAGEGILYLEAGDRNINSLVEISTQWGTVPIMLQTYLPAAKEGDKRIIMVNGEPIGALNRIPTGKDFRGNMAVGGRVAATEITSREQEICQQLAPQLLKDGLFFVGIDIIGGYLTEVNVTSPTGIREIDRLNGSSLGKETIERIVSKFKI
- the grxC gene encoding glutaredoxin 3, which encodes MSARVEIYTWRMCPFCIRAKQLLKAKGVEFTEYSIDGDEAARGQMAQRANGRRSLPQIFINDQHIGGCDDIHALEKKGQLDPLLA
- a CDS encoding bifunctional riboflavin kinase/FAD synthetase, coding for METALTPTTVALGNFDGVHRGHLQVVQAILPSNLPESVTDAYPTVVTFDPHPQEFFSGQKKTLLTTVEEKVTQLRSLGVKQVVVLPFNQSLAKLTPQEFVEDILVQKLQATCVSVGENFCFGSKRSGTTADLQTIAAKFGIEVIVVPLYKCGGDRISSSLIREALLNANLDTANRFLGRPYPLTGTVVAGKQLGRTIGFPTANLELPPEKFLPQSGVYCVEILINGQTIELEPHPLQGVMNIGNRPTVDGTVTTVEVHIFNWSGDLYGREITVSLGKFLRSEQKFANLDALKNQIAADCQAAKAFFT
- a CDS encoding AAA family ATPase, whose product is MINKIDRLKENLAQTIVGKADAIRLVLVAVLSGGHVLLEDVPGVGKTLLAKSLARSIHGRFQRIQCTPDLLPTDITGTNIWNPSSREFEFLPGPVFANVLLADEINRATPRTQSALLEVMEERQITVDGVSRTVPTPFFVIATQNPVEYQGTFPLPEAQMDRFSLSLTLGYPTEAEELQMLQKLDTRTAVEDLQPCISLEDVQELRHLSSRVGVEVALQKYILALVRATRQDEEITLGASPRGTVALQKAAQALAFLEGRDYAIPDDVKFLAPHVLAHRIIPSGGRRSKAIVDRLLRSVSIP
- a CDS encoding Uma2 family endonuclease; translated protein: MTALTLNLNRKKQEVEIYRLGQEVEVLKSPQTISGENVLPGLSLNLSKIWG
- the hrcA gene encoding heat-inducible transcriptional repressor HrcA gives rise to the protein MEVNLTERQKHILWATIRHYITTAEPVGSKALVEEYNLSLSPATIRNAFGWLEKVGLLYQPHTSAGRVPSDSGYRIYVDRLMKPTNTLARQVEQTLADRLQRKNGSLEALLRGAAQILATVSGYITLITLPQTQSVRLRHVQLVQVDVKRVMLIAVKDTYETSSVLMNLPETVGEVAEPEIMERELQILSNFLNSQLQGRSLLELADLDWGEIDREFQAYGDLLKMMMSDLLKQSNQPYSAQIMIYGVAEALRQPEFSELPQLQTLLHFLEDEQERLWPLIFAPSDRSVEHSSIPSSRVTVTIGSENPLEQMQTYALVSANYHQGTTAMGSIGVLGPTRMFYENTIPLVEATADYLSDALRQNNC
- the psb34 gene encoding photosystem II assembly protein Psb34, which gives rise to MQYKDEAGRLNNFAKEPKMYGAEPPTATEKRNYVFMGIAAMALVSGLTAIAFSIQ